A window of Triplophysa dalaica isolate WHDGS20190420 chromosome 7, ASM1584641v1, whole genome shotgun sequence contains these coding sequences:
- the cbx4 gene encoding E3 SUMO-protein ligase CBX4: MDLPAVGEHVFAVEGIEKKRLRKGKIEYLVKWRGWSAKYNTWEPEENILDPRLLVAFQNRERQEQLVGYRKRGPKPKHLLVQLPAFARRSSILGGLQDMSLDEENHPKTDLLQIQRSRPQHYQLNSKKHHQYQPSCKDVPTERHVSRKKKQFYQLNSKKHHHYQPDPKMYDAPFTGPIEAKGQDPSNKGWNLPPALQQKWIRNKDTGCLSKVKNLSVELKGLPNNTNKAEQTLKTSSKALPNGISSKMKIIKNKNKNGRIVIVMSKYMDSSKVKNRATSAMETAQCHEDSTRTDNPSDGETSDQGEGQKSDRVESISKVSSSAEKSHNKDELSKAKPVDSGQKVVNPMAIRNFQTLHPNSSPMMADKAPSHIDTKVNHLKRNLSEPGVDVRDHKQFFNYRSISAPNTFLSSPQREPINLHYSGSQTSQAYSCDFTEAILEEPIDLSCGPTRTPKQLPTVQCAAEKATERPEKEDNSFEPFVGNVIITDITTNCLTVTFKEYVPGE, encoded by the exons ATGGATCTACCTGCCGTCGGTGAACACGTCTTCGCGGTGGAGGGCATCGAGAAGAAGCGCCTGCGGAAG GGCAAAATCGAGTATCTGGTGAAGTGGCGAGGATGGTCGGCCAA ATATAACACATGGGAACCCGAAGAGAACATTCTTGATCCGCGGCTTCTTGTCGCTTTCCAAAACAG AGAGAGACAAGAGCAGTTAGTGGGCTATCGCAAAAGAGGACCCAAACCCAAGCACCTCCTCGTCCAG CTTCCGGCGTTTGCCCGCCGATCCAGCATACTGGGTGGTCTTCAGGACATGTCGCTGGACGAGGAGAACCATCCCAAGACGGACCTGCTCCAGATCCAGCGATCGCGGCCACAGCACTACCAGCTCAACAGTAAAAAACACCATCAGTACCAACCCAGCTGCAAGGACGTCCCAACAGAACGGCACGTCAGTaggaaaaagaaacaattcTATCAGCTCAACAGcaaaaaacatcatcattacCAGCCAGACCCGAAAATGTACGACGCACCGTTCACGGGACCCATAGAGGCCAAGGGTCAAGACCCTTCCAACAAAGGGTGGAACCTCCCTCCGGCCCTACAACAGAAGTGGATACGGAACAAAGACACAGGCTGCCTGAGCAAAGTGAAAAATCTGTCCGTTGAGCTTAAGGGACTGCCGAATAACACTAACAAGGCAGAGCAGACACTCAAGACCAGTTCGAAAGCGCTTCCTAATGGCATCAGCAGTAAGATGAAAATcatcaagaataaaaacaaaaatggtcGAATCGTCATCGTGATGAGCAAATACATGGATTCCTCTAAAGTTAAAAACAGGGCGACTTCCGCCATGGAAACAGCACAGTGCCATGAGGACTCTACCAGGACAGACAATCCGTCTGATGGTGAAACATCAGATCAAGGAGAGGGCCAAAAGAGCGATCGTGTTGAAAGTATCAGCAAAGTTTCTTCTTCTGCTGAAAAGTCCCACAACAAGGACGAACTTTCAAAAGCCAAGCCTGTTGACTCTGGACAAAAAGTAGTCAATCCGATGGCAATACGCAATTTTCAAACACTGCATCCAAACTCATCGCCCATGATGGCGGATAAAGCCCCATCCCACATAGACACCAAAGTCAATCACCTAAAGAGGAACCTTTCGGAGCCCGGTGTGGACGTGAGAGATCACAAGCAGTTCTTCAACTACAGAAGCATCAGTGCTCCAAATACGTTTCTCTCTTCGCCTCAAAGAGAACCCATCAACTTGCATTACAGCGGTTCCCAAACCAGCCAAGCTTACAGTTGCGATTTCACCGAAGCCATCCTGGAAGAGCCCATTGACTTAAGTTGTGGTCCGACAAGAACTCCAAAACAGTTACCCACAGTTCAGTGTGCTGCCGAGAAAGCTACTGAAAGACCTGAAAAAGAGGACAACAGTTTTGAACCCTTTGTGGGGAATGTTATCATTACAGATATCACCACAAATTGTTTAACCGTGACCTTTAAGGAATATGTCCCCGGGGAGTAA